Proteins from a single region of Azospira inquinata:
- a CDS encoding NUDIX domain-containing protein: protein MKEFSDQELAEPTLSEEQIWRGRLLDVRRDRVALPDGREAVREYVVHPGAVVIIACLEDGSLLFERQFRYPLHRVFLELPAGKIDPGEDILATARRELLEETGYEAASWRHLGVMHPCIGYSNERIEIFLAQGLQERGPAQLDEGEYLTLTRLSLEEAVARVLAGEITDAKTITALFWAEKALAGQV from the coding sequence ATGAAAGAATTTTCGGATCAGGAATTGGCCGAGCCCACCTTGAGTGAGGAGCAAATCTGGCGGGGGCGGTTGCTGGATGTGCGACGGGACCGGGTAGCCCTGCCGGACGGCAGGGAGGCGGTGCGGGAATATGTGGTCCATCCGGGGGCGGTGGTGATCATTGCCTGCCTGGAGGATGGCTCCCTGCTGTTTGAGCGCCAGTTCCGTTACCCACTGCATCGGGTCTTTCTGGAGCTCCCCGCCGGCAAGATTGATCCGGGGGAGGACATTCTCGCCACGGCCCGTCGGGAATTGCTTGAGGAAACGGGCTATGAGGCGGCCAGTTGGCGCCATCTGGGGGTCATGCATCCTTGCATCGGTTATTCCAACGAGCGCATTGAGATTTTTCTCGCCCAGGGACTACAGGAGCGGGGTCCGGCTCAGTTGGACGAAGGGGAGTATTTGACCTTGACCCGTCTTTCTTTGGAGGAAGCGGTGGCCCGGGTATTGGCTGGGGAAATTACGGACGCCAAGACCATTACGGCCTTGTTTTGGGCGGAGAAAGCACTGGCCGGGCAGGTTTAG
- the nuoN gene encoding NADH-quinone oxidoreductase subunit NuoN — protein MNFVLPDFYPAAPEIFLLVMASVILLVDLFVKGSKRTLTFLLTQAALVGCMVLTFTHSGVEPTYTFSNMFVSDLLGDLLKLMLYITVFVVLAYSWRYVSERPEMAKGEFYVLTLFATLGMMVMISANNLLTIYLGLEMLSLAVYAMVAINRTSVQATEAAMKYFVLGALASGLLLYGMSMIYGATGTLEITKIAEAISSGAVNQVVLVFGLVFLVSGLGFKLGVVPFHMWIPDVYHGAPTPVAMFLGSAPKLAAFAMAIRLLVNGLFLMAHDWQQMLIIMSVLSMAIGNLAAIAQTNIKRMLGYSAISHMGFMLLGLVAGVVGGDPRYALNAYSSAMFYVVTYVVMSLGAFGVILLLSREGFEADNLDDFKGLNKRSPWFAAVMMMVMFSMAGVPFFVGFFAKFSVFQAIIAAGYYWIAIAGILFSLIGAFYYLRVVKIMYFEAPTDETPLAASLGVKALLSVNGLAVAVLGAFPQVLMSLCAYSLLRSV, from the coding sequence CTGAACTTTGTCTTGCCTGATTTTTATCCCGCCGCTCCCGAGATTTTCTTGCTGGTGATGGCGAGCGTGATTTTGCTCGTCGATCTCTTCGTCAAGGGGAGTAAGCGCACTCTGACCTTCCTCCTGACCCAGGCGGCCTTGGTGGGATGTATGGTGCTGACCTTCACCCATAGCGGGGTGGAGCCCACCTACACTTTCAGCAATATGTTTGTCAGCGATTTGCTCGGTGACCTGCTGAAGTTGATGCTCTACATCACCGTCTTCGTGGTTCTGGCCTATTCCTGGCGCTACGTTTCCGAGCGTCCGGAAATGGCCAAGGGCGAGTTCTACGTGCTGACCCTGTTTGCCACTCTGGGCATGATGGTGATGATTTCCGCCAACAATTTACTGACCATTTACCTGGGTCTGGAAATGTTGTCCCTGGCCGTTTATGCCATGGTGGCGATTAACCGTACCTCGGTGCAGGCCACGGAAGCGGCTATGAAGTATTTTGTTCTGGGCGCCCTGGCTTCCGGTTTGCTGCTCTACGGTATGTCCATGATCTACGGTGCCACCGGCACCCTGGAAATCACCAAGATCGCCGAGGCCATCAGTTCCGGTGCCGTAAATCAGGTGGTTCTGGTCTTCGGGTTGGTCTTCCTGGTGTCCGGCCTAGGTTTCAAGCTGGGCGTGGTGCCCTTCCACATGTGGATTCCTGACGTCTATCACGGTGCGCCCACCCCCGTAGCCATGTTCCTGGGCTCTGCGCCCAAGTTGGCAGCCTTTGCCATGGCTATCCGTCTGCTGGTGAATGGGCTGTTCCTCATGGCCCATGATTGGCAGCAAATGCTGATCATCATGTCCGTGCTGTCCATGGCCATCGGTAATCTGGCGGCCATTGCCCAGACCAATATCAAGCGCATGCTGGGCTATTCCGCCATTTCCCATATGGGCTTCATGTTGCTGGGGCTGGTGGCCGGTGTGGTGGGAGGGGATCCCCGCTATGCCCTGAACGCCTATAGTTCCGCCATGTTCTATGTGGTGACCTACGTGGTGATGAGCCTGGGCGCTTTCGGCGTCATCCTGCTCCTCTCCCGGGAAGGTTTTGAAGCGGACAACCTGGACGATTTCAAGGGCCTTAACAAGCGCAGCCCCTGGTTTGCCGCCGTGATGATGATGGTCATGTTCTCCATGGCCGGCGTGCCTTTCTTTGTGGGCTTCTTCGCCAAGTTCTCCGTTTTCCAAGCCATTATCGCCGCTGGCTATTACTGGATCGCCATCGCCGGCATCCTGTTCTCCCTCATTGGTGCTTTCTACTACCTGCGGGTGGTGAAGATCATGTACTTTGAGGCACCCACGGATGAAACGCCCCTGGCCGCTTCCCTTGGGGTCAAGGCGCTGCTTTCCGTCAATGGCTTGGCGGTGGCGGTCCTGGGGGCCTTTCCCCAGGTGCTAATGTCCCTCTGCGCTTATTCTTTACTGCGCTCTGTCTGA
- a CDS encoding NADH-quinone oxidoreductase subunit M — MSGNLLSLAIWLPILAGVVVLATGSDRNAPLARVLALVGAVIGFLVTIPLYTGFDVKASGMQFVELLPWIPRFNINYHLGVDGISVLFLLLNSFITILVVLAGWRVIQQRVAQYNAAFLIMSGLLNGIFASLDGMLFYVFFEASLIPLYLIIGMWGGPNRVYAALKFFLYTLAGSLLFLLAQLYLFFQSGGSFSIQDWQNLPLPMTAQIWLFLAFLIAFAVKVPMWPVHTWLPDAHVEAPTGGSVVLAAIALKLGAYGFLRFSLPIAPDAAHSLSGLMIALSLIAVIYIGFVALIQADMKKLVAYSSISHMGFVTLGFFLFSSLGMEGALVQMISHGFVSGAMFLCIGVLYDRMHTRQIADYGGVVNTMPKYAAFAMLFAMANCGLPATSGFVGEFMVILGSVKYNFWIGLAAGTTLVLGASYTLWMYKRVIFGAVANKHVAELTDINGREFFILSLLALCVLAMGLYPLPITEVMHVSVNDLLQHVAQSKLQ, encoded by the coding sequence ATGTCTGGTAACTTGCTATCCCTTGCAATTTGGCTTCCTATCCTGGCCGGGGTGGTGGTCCTTGCCACCGGGTCGGATCGGAATGCGCCCCTGGCCCGCGTGTTGGCCCTGGTCGGAGCTGTCATCGGTTTTCTGGTGACCATTCCCCTCTATACCGGCTTTGACGTCAAGGCCAGTGGTATGCAGTTCGTGGAATTGTTGCCCTGGATTCCCCGCTTCAACATCAACTACCACCTGGGGGTGGATGGCATTTCCGTGCTGTTCCTGCTCCTCAACAGCTTCATTACCATTCTGGTGGTGTTGGCCGGCTGGCGGGTGATTCAACAGCGGGTGGCCCAGTACAATGCGGCCTTCCTCATCATGTCCGGCCTACTGAACGGCATTTTTGCCTCCCTGGACGGCATGCTGTTCTACGTCTTCTTTGAAGCTTCCCTCATCCCTCTCTACCTGATCATCGGTATGTGGGGCGGTCCCAACCGGGTTTACGCGGCCCTTAAGTTCTTCCTTTACACCCTGGCCGGTTCCCTGCTGTTCCTGCTGGCCCAGCTGTACCTGTTTTTCCAATCCGGGGGCTCTTTCTCCATCCAGGATTGGCAAAACCTGCCTCTGCCCATGACCGCCCAGATCTGGCTGTTCCTGGCTTTCCTGATCGCTTTTGCGGTGAAGGTGCCCATGTGGCCGGTCCATACCTGGCTGCCGGATGCCCACGTGGAAGCGCCTACCGGCGGTTCCGTGGTGCTGGCCGCCATTGCCCTGAAGCTGGGTGCCTACGGCTTCCTCCGCTTCTCCCTGCCCATTGCTCCTGATGCAGCCCATTCCCTGTCCGGCCTGATGATCGCCCTGTCCCTCATTGCCGTGATCTACATTGGCTTCGTTGCCCTGATTCAGGCCGATATGAAGAAGCTGGTGGCCTATTCCTCCATTTCCCACATGGGCTTCGTTACCCTGGGCTTTTTCCTCTTCTCCTCCCTGGGGATGGAAGGGGCCCTGGTACAGATGATTTCCCACGGCTTTGTGTCTGGCGCCATGTTCCTTTGCATCGGGGTGCTTTATGACCGCATGCACACCCGGCAGATCGCCGATTACGGTGGCGTGGTGAATACCATGCCTAAGTACGCTGCCTTCGCCATGTTGTTTGCCATGGCCAACTGCGGCCTGCCCGCCACCTCCGGCTTTGTGGGGGAATTCATGGTGATCCTGGGCTCCGTCAAGTACAACTTCTGGATTGGTCTGGCCGCCGGTACCACCCTGGTGCTGGGCGCTTCCTACACCCTGTGGATGTACAAGCGGGTTATTTTCGGCGCCGTGGCTAACAAGCACGTGGCGGAGCTGACCGATATCAACGGGCGAGAATTTTTCATCCTCAGTCTTCTGGCGCTGTGTGTATTGGCCATGGGGCTTTATCCTCTGCCCATTACCGAAGTGATGCATGTGTCGGTAAACGACCTCCTGCAGCACGTTGCCCAAAGCAAACTCCAATAA
- a CDS encoding YchJ family protein, translated as MKARKPQVCPCGSGHTYEECCAPWHGGQPAPTPEALMRSRYSAYARGLEDYLLATWAPDTRPASLDLAVPPIPQWIGLEILAREQGRDGEGETGKVHYRARYKLNGRAHRLEEISRFRKIGERWYYVDGDIRED; from the coding sequence ATGAAAGCCCGGAAACCCCAAGTCTGTCCCTGTGGTTCCGGCCACACCTATGAAGAGTGCTGTGCTCCCTGGCACGGGGGCCAGCCAGCCCCCACGCCGGAAGCCCTAATGCGTTCCCGCTACAGCGCCTACGCCCGGGGGCTGGAGGACTATCTACTGGCCACCTGGGCCCCGGATACCCGCCCCGCCAGCCTGGATCTGGCCGTCCCCCCCATCCCCCAATGGATAGGGCTGGAGATTCTGGCCCGGGAGCAAGGTCGGGACGGAGAAGGGGAAACCGGCAAGGTGCACTACCGGGCCCGCTACAAACTCAACGGCCGAGCCCACCGGCTGGAGGAAATCAGCCGCTTCCGCAAAATAGGGGAGCGTTGGTATTACGTGGACGGGGATATCCGGGAAGACTGA
- a CDS encoding tetratricopeptide repeat protein: MGRQLASLQGLSEAMGEMVQSITARRQSQPEKALAHLDRALAHTPLFLPAYMAKAELLQSQHRYDLALAALNRYLQYVPDEPQARERRQSLIREGEAYWGAQIGAHGEVGAAWLSRGRFRLELGDYEGAQADLERSLALSPDQGEAWLALGQVLEARGGLQAALEALAQAARRNPDQALAYLHQSRVLRALRRHPEAQAAGERGTALAPDMAAGWAELALACLSRGDFPRGWELWEWRWKTDQLRGYQFSSQPLWLGGSPLKGKVLLLWAEQGLGDSLQFCRYGAALAPFAEQIYLAVPSGLVSLLAAQGWGLQVLDMDGALPDHDYQCPLMSLPLTWYLLTGEARPLAFPSPYLRAPMDLGARTFPSSSQSQSQSQSQSPSGLAVEVWSAALPRIGLVWAGRQVGLANPFRDMPLSALAPLLDFPAQWFSLQPSLPEADQNSLLLARFCNGRPHFADFSQTAALVDSLDLVIAADTAVAHLAGALGKPCWLLLRSSGEWRWEVAADHSPWYPSLRLFRQSQLGQWGPVVAQVLTALKERYPAGAPQDRGAQSSRISPST, encoded by the coding sequence ATGGGGCGCCAGCTGGCATCTTTGCAGGGATTGTCCGAGGCCATGGGGGAAATGGTGCAGAGCATCACGGCTCGCCGCCAGAGCCAGCCGGAAAAGGCGCTGGCGCACCTGGATCGGGCTCTGGCCCATACCCCCTTGTTCCTGCCAGCCTACATGGCCAAGGCGGAGCTGCTGCAAAGCCAGCACCGTTATGACCTGGCCCTAGCCGCCCTGAACCGTTATCTCCAGTATGTGCCGGATGAACCCCAGGCCCGGGAGCGGCGCCAGTCCCTGATCCGGGAAGGGGAAGCCTACTGGGGGGCGCAGATAGGGGCCCATGGAGAGGTGGGGGCGGCCTGGTTGTCCCGGGGGCGTTTCCGGCTGGAATTGGGGGATTATGAAGGGGCCCAGGCAGACCTGGAGCGAAGCCTGGCTTTGTCCCCGGACCAAGGGGAGGCATGGCTGGCCCTTGGCCAGGTTCTGGAAGCTCGGGGAGGGCTCCAGGCCGCCCTGGAAGCCTTGGCCCAGGCCGCCCGCCGGAATCCGGACCAGGCCTTGGCCTATCTCCATCAGAGCCGGGTACTCCGGGCCCTGAGGCGCCATCCGGAAGCCCAAGCCGCCGGGGAGCGGGGTACCGCCCTGGCCCCGGATATGGCGGCCGGATGGGCGGAATTGGCCCTGGCTTGCCTTTCCCGGGGAGATTTTCCCCGGGGCTGGGAACTCTGGGAATGGCGCTGGAAGACGGATCAGCTGCGGGGCTACCAGTTTTCCTCCCAGCCCCTGTGGCTAGGGGGGAGCCCCCTGAAGGGCAAGGTGCTGCTGCTCTGGGCGGAGCAGGGGCTGGGGGACAGCCTGCAGTTCTGCCGCTATGGGGCCGCCCTGGCGCCTTTCGCCGAGCAAATTTATCTGGCCGTCCCTTCGGGACTGGTTTCCCTGTTGGCCGCCCAGGGGTGGGGCCTTCAGGTTCTGGATATGGACGGCGCATTGCCGGATCACGATTACCAGTGTCCCTTGATGAGCCTGCCCCTGACCTGGTACCTGCTTACCGGGGAGGCCCGACCGCTGGCCTTCCCTAGCCCCTATCTTCGTGCTCCCATGGACCTGGGGGCGCGGACTTTCCCGAGCTCGAGCCAAAGCCAAAGCCAAAGCCAAAGCCAAAGCCCGTCCGGTTTGGCGGTGGAGGTCTGGTCGGCCGCCTTACCCCGTATCGGCCTGGTCTGGGCGGGGCGGCAGGTGGGGCTGGCCAATCCTTTCCGGGACATGCCCCTGTCTGCTCTGGCCCCCCTGCTGGATTTCCCGGCCCAGTGGTTTTCTCTGCAACCGTCCTTGCCCGAGGCAGACCAGAACAGTCTTTTGCTGGCCCGTTTTTGCAACGGACGCCCCCATTTCGCCGATTTTTCCCAGACTGCCGCCCTGGTGGATTCCCTGGATTTGGTCATTGCGGCCGATACGGCGGTCGCCCATCTGGCGGGAGCCCTGGGTAAGCCCTGTTGGCTCCTGCTGCGCAGTTCCGGGGAATGGCGCTGGGAAGTGGCGGCGGACCATTCCCCCTGGTATCCCAGTCTGCGCCTGTTTCGTCAAAGCCAGCTGGGGCAATGGGGGCCGGTGGTGGCCCAGGTGCTTACCGCCCTGAAAGAACGTTATCCGGCGGGGGCGCCCCAGGATCGGGGGGCTCAGTCTTCCCGGATATCCCCGTCCACGTAA
- a CDS encoding GGDEF domain-containing protein — protein MEYKDTSSSDSRLALIVWHRLTGLMPGELNKAELAWLLSPHFHLALLTRRRATMIVNRVRLVAFLFAVLTPLWSVVDYLFFPFPLWLHLAGMRLAACAAFSYLLLYYRPTGSLPNAYRAMALLFAIPTVFYIASHQLLQTYHLSGLQAAIGAGYAFLPFVLLAGLSVFPLTLVESIMFATPMLIAQGLAGLLTRASQDWPAFTGTFWLLTLIAGVSALSGLSQLAFMIALVRQAVRDPLTGIFSRRSGEEVLELQYVISTRTNTPLTVAFIDLDNFKAVNDTFGHEAGDEVLLSTTTAISNTLRRGDVLARWGGEEFMLIMPNTDMGQATSALQRLRQSGLGPKPDGRPVTASIGVSERIQDRVQDWKSLVELADARMYLAKNNGRDRVVTNSQGLPG, from the coding sequence GTGGAATACAAGGACACTTCTTCCAGTGACTCCCGGCTCGCCCTTATCGTCTGGCATCGCCTGACGGGGCTCATGCCGGGGGAATTGAATAAGGCGGAACTGGCCTGGCTTTTGTCTCCCCACTTTCATCTGGCCCTGCTGACTCGTCGCCGGGCTACCATGATCGTGAACCGGGTGCGCCTGGTGGCTTTTCTTTTCGCCGTGCTCACTCCCCTGTGGAGCGTGGTGGATTACCTCTTTTTCCCCTTTCCCCTCTGGCTCCATCTGGCGGGCATGCGGCTAGCAGCCTGCGCCGCCTTCAGCTATCTGCTCCTGTATTACCGCCCCACGGGCAGCCTGCCCAACGCCTACCGGGCCATGGCCCTGCTCTTCGCCATTCCCACGGTGTTCTATATCGCCTCCCATCAGCTGCTTCAGACCTATCACCTATCCGGTCTCCAGGCAGCCATTGGAGCCGGGTATGCCTTCCTGCCCTTTGTGCTGCTGGCGGGACTTTCTGTCTTTCCCCTGACCCTGGTGGAAAGCATTATGTTCGCTACCCCCATGCTTATTGCCCAGGGACTGGCGGGATTGCTCACCCGGGCCAGCCAGGACTGGCCTGCCTTCACGGGCACTTTCTGGCTCCTGACCCTGATCGCCGGGGTCTCCGCCCTTTCCGGCCTGAGCCAGCTGGCCTTCATGATCGCCCTGGTGCGCCAGGCGGTGCGGGACCCTCTCACCGGGATTTTTTCCCGACGCAGCGGGGAGGAAGTGCTGGAACTCCAATACGTCATTTCCACCCGCACCAACACCCCTTTGACGGTGGCCTTTATCGACCTGGACAACTTCAAGGCGGTAAATGACACCTTTGGCCATGAAGCGGGGGACGAGGTGCTCCTCTCCACCACCACGGCCATCAGCAACACCCTGCGGCGGGGCGATGTCCTGGCCCGCTGGGGCGGGGAAGAGTTCATGCTGATCATGCCCAATACGGACATGGGCCAGGCCACTTCCGCCCTGCAACGGCTGCGCCAGAGTGGTCTGGGGCCCAAACCGGATGGCCGCCCAGTCACGGCCAGCATTGGCGTCTCGGAGCGTATCCAGGACCGGGTTCAGGACTGGAAATCCCTGGTGGAGCTGGCAGACGCCCGCATGTATCTGGCCAAAAACAATGGCCGGGATCGGGTGGTCACCAACAGCCAGGGGCTTCCTGGCTAA
- a CDS encoding NAD(P)/FAD-dependent oxidoreductase, which produces METVPAIVIGAGVVGLACARALARRGIPPLILEQHGAFGQETSARNSEVIHCGIYYPPGSLKAQLCVQGRELLYDFCASHGIGHRRCGKLIVATDREGERRLEQLHAQGLANGVTDLERLSGPEAQALEPALHCTAALLCPSTGIVDSHGLMLALLGEGEAGGATLVCHSPVLGGDWDGKRLALQVGEEGSEGATMALAGELVINAAGLQATQVARAWRGFPGPLPAPHYAKGNYYSLSGRPPFSHLIYPLPEPGGLGVHLTLDLGGQARFGPDVEWLPGADPGHLDYGVAPERAQSFYGEVRKYWPGLAEGALQPAYSGVRPKIAAPGAWADFQLQGPAHHGVPGLVNLFGIESPGLTASLALGEAVCQTLGV; this is translated from the coding sequence ATGGAAACCGTTCCCGCCATCGTCATCGGTGCCGGCGTTGTCGGCCTGGCCTGCGCCCGGGCCCTGGCCAGGCGGGGCATCCCCCCCCTCATCCTGGAACAGCACGGCGCCTTTGGCCAGGAGACCAGCGCCCGAAACAGCGAGGTGATCCACTGCGGCATCTACTATCCCCCTGGTTCCCTCAAGGCCCAGCTCTGCGTCCAGGGTCGGGAGCTGCTTTACGATTTTTGCGCCAGCCACGGGATCGGACACCGGCGTTGCGGCAAGCTCATCGTGGCCACGGACCGGGAGGGCGAGCGGCGCCTGGAACAGCTCCACGCCCAGGGGCTGGCCAACGGGGTCACCGATCTGGAGCGCCTCTCCGGCCCGGAGGCCCAGGCCTTGGAGCCCGCCCTGCACTGCACGGCGGCCCTCCTCTGCCCCAGCACGGGCATTGTGGATAGCCATGGTTTGATGCTGGCCCTACTGGGGGAAGGGGAAGCGGGGGGCGCCACCCTGGTCTGCCACAGCCCAGTGCTGGGGGGAGACTGGGACGGCAAGCGGCTGGCCCTCCAGGTGGGGGAGGAAGGCAGCGAGGGGGCAACCATGGCCCTGGCCGGGGAGCTGGTTATTAATGCCGCCGGACTCCAGGCCACCCAGGTGGCCCGGGCCTGGCGAGGCTTTCCCGGCCCCCTGCCCGCCCCCCATTACGCCAAGGGCAATTATTACAGCCTGAGTGGCCGCCCCCCCTTTTCCCACCTTATCTATCCCCTGCCCGAGCCCGGGGGCCTGGGGGTTCATCTGACCCTGGACCTGGGGGGCCAGGCCCGTTTCGGGCCGGATGTGGAATGGCTACCCGGCGCCGATCCCGGGCATCTGGATTACGGGGTGGCTCCCGAGCGGGCCCAGTCCTTTTACGGAGAGGTGCGCAAATACTGGCCGGGGCTGGCGGAGGGAGCCCTGCAACCGGCCTACAGCGGCGTTCGCCCCAAAATCGCCGCCCCCGGGGCCTGGGCCGACTTTCAGCTCCAGGGCCCGGCCCACCACGGGGTCCCCGGGCTGGTAAATCTCTTCGGTATTGAATCCCCAGGCCTTACCGCCTCCCTGGCCCTGGGGGAAGCGGTGTGCCAGACCCTGGGGGTATAG
- a CDS encoding UDP-2,3-diacylglucosamine diphosphatase gives MVQVRAIFISDVHLGTRACQADRLLDFLREHPSEHLYLIGDIVDFWSMSRGIYWTPAQNTVVQKILRRARHGGQVMLIPGNHDEALRAHDGLDFGGIRVQNEHIHVTADGKRLLLVHGDEFDQVTRYHRWVAVLGDMAYNLLVRINTSLSWFRRRLGLTGYWSLAGYAKRKVKTAINFIFNFEDSVVRAVKERQLDGVVCGHIHWAALRQVEEVLYINCGDWVDSCTGIVEHLDGRLELITWGNAPVTASAAEVAEAPSSTSSPERELEGLTQALSREMISPLEPHSK, from the coding sequence ATGGTTCAAGTACGCGCCATCTTCATTTCTGACGTCCACCTGGGCACCCGGGCCTGCCAGGCGGACCGGCTACTGGATTTCCTGCGGGAACATCCTTCCGAACATCTTTACCTGATCGGCGACATCGTGGATTTCTGGTCCATGAGCCGGGGCATTTACTGGACCCCCGCCCAGAACACCGTGGTCCAGAAAATCCTCCGCCGGGCCCGCCACGGCGGTCAGGTCATGCTTATTCCCGGTAATCACGATGAGGCCCTGCGGGCCCACGACGGCCTGGATTTCGGCGGCATCCGGGTGCAAAACGAACACATCCACGTCACCGCCGACGGCAAACGCCTGCTGCTGGTCCACGGGGATGAATTCGATCAGGTCACCCGCTACCACCGCTGGGTGGCGGTGCTGGGGGACATGGCTTACAACCTGCTGGTGCGCATCAATACCAGCCTGTCCTGGTTCCGCCGCCGCCTGGGCCTCACCGGCTACTGGTCCCTGGCCGGTTACGCCAAGCGCAAGGTAAAGACCGCCATCAATTTCATCTTCAATTTCGAAGATTCGGTGGTGCGGGCCGTCAAGGAGCGCCAGCTGGATGGGGTGGTCTGCGGCCACATCCACTGGGCCGCCCTGCGCCAAGTGGAGGAGGTGCTCTACATCAACTGCGGAGACTGGGTGGATTCCTGCACCGGCATCGTGGAACACCTGGACGGGCGGCTGGAACTCATCACCTGGGGCAATGCCCCCGTTACCGCCAGCGCCGCCGAAGTGGCGGAGGCGCCCAGTTCAACGTCCTCCCCGGAAAGGGAGCTGGAAGGCCTGACCCAGGCCTTAAGCCGGGAGATGATTTCCCCCCTGGAGCCCCACTCCAAATAA
- a CDS encoding putative toxin-antitoxin system toxin component, PIN family, whose product MPSPTNQASWVLDTNIVLDIYHFRESALAPLAAALQDTGVRCLSSPATLDELARVLGYPQFRLDPPAQAAIFQAYRQRVTLVEVTDIPPLPRCRDRDDQKFLELAAVGGAQWLISKDKEVLRLARRKLAPAQFLILSPLQAVAQLVKGEGS is encoded by the coding sequence ATGCCGTCTCCCACCAATCAGGCCAGCTGGGTGCTGGATACCAATATCGTCCTGGATATCTACCACTTCCGGGAATCTGCCCTAGCCCCCCTGGCCGCCGCCCTGCAAGACACTGGAGTGCGCTGCCTGTCCAGCCCGGCCACCCTGGACGAATTGGCCCGGGTCCTGGGCTATCCCCAGTTTCGCCTCGATCCACCGGCCCAGGCGGCCATTTTTCAGGCCTACCGGCAACGGGTAACCCTGGTGGAAGTGACGGACATTCCCCCCCTGCCCCGCTGCCGCGACCGGGACGATCAGAAATTTCTCGAGCTGGCCGCGGTCGGCGGGGCCCAATGGCTGATCAGCAAGGATAAGGAAGTGCTGCGTCTGGCCCGGCGTAAGCTGGCCCCCGCCCAATTTCTCATCCTCTCCCCCCTCCAGGCCGTGGCCCAACTGGTTAAAGGGGAAGGGTCATGA